In Streptomyces sp. 840.1, one DNA window encodes the following:
- a CDS encoding NUDIX hydrolase yields the protein MSNGQWYPPEWPDRIRALATGELTAATPRRAATVMLLRDAAAGTGGGPTVHMLRRRTSMAFAGGAYAYPGGGVDPRDDDRLVGWAGPALESWARRLGVTTPAEAQAIVCAAVRETYEEAGVLLAGPTADTVVTDTTGADWEADRKALVARELSFAEFLERRGLVLRSDLLGAWARWITPEFEPRRYDTWFFVAALPAGQRTRNASTEADRTVWIGPGEAADGYDRGELLMMPPTVSTLRGLRAHATAAQALEAASAQDLAPVLAQARLEGDELVLSWPGHEEFTKHIPAATTGTTDAPDAPGTTGTTGTTGTTGGGAA from the coding sequence ATGTCCAATGGTCAGTGGTACCCACCGGAATGGCCCGACCGGATCCGGGCCCTCGCCACCGGCGAACTGACGGCCGCGACCCCCCGGCGGGCCGCCACCGTGATGCTGCTCCGGGACGCCGCCGCGGGTACCGGGGGCGGTCCCACAGTCCATATGCTGCGCCGGCGCACCTCGATGGCCTTTGCCGGAGGGGCGTACGCCTATCCGGGTGGCGGGGTCGACCCGCGCGACGACGACCGGCTCGTCGGCTGGGCCGGACCCGCGCTGGAGAGCTGGGCGCGGCGGCTCGGTGTCACCACACCCGCCGAGGCGCAGGCGATCGTCTGCGCGGCGGTCCGCGAGACGTACGAGGAGGCCGGCGTGCTGCTCGCGGGCCCGACCGCGGACACCGTCGTCACGGACACCACCGGAGCGGACTGGGAGGCCGATCGCAAGGCCCTGGTCGCGCGAGAGCTGTCGTTCGCCGAGTTCCTTGAGCGCCGCGGGCTGGTCCTGCGCTCGGACCTGCTCGGCGCGTGGGCGCGCTGGATCACTCCGGAGTTCGAACCGCGCCGCTACGACACCTGGTTCTTCGTGGCCGCGCTCCCGGCCGGTCAGCGCACCCGTAACGCCTCCACGGAGGCCGACCGCACGGTGTGGATCGGCCCGGGGGAGGCGGCCGACGGCTACGACCGCGGCGAGCTGCTGATGATGCCGCCGACGGTTTCGACGCTGCGCGGGCTCAGGGCCCACGCCACCGCCGCGCAGGCACTGGAGGCGGCATCTGCCCAGGACCTCGCCCCCGTACTCGCACAGGCGCGCCTGGAGGGCGACGAGCTGGTGCTGAGCTGGCCGGGGCACGAGGAGTTCACCAAGCACATCCCGGCGGCCACCACGGGCACTACGGACGCCCCGGACGCCCCGGGCACCACGGGCACCACGGGCACCACGGGCACCACGGGCGGTGGGGCGGCATGA
- a CDS encoding MBL fold metallo-hydrolase → MSDAAALPGQPRGAVVSGPATARAVNVLAPNASPMTLDGTNTWIIAEPDSDLAVVIDPGPLDDGHLRAVIDTAERAGRRIALTLLTHGHPDHAEGAARFAELTRTKVRALDPGLRLGDEGLGTGDVITTGGLEMYVVPTPGHTGDSLSFHLPADRAVLTGDTILGRGTTLVAHPDGRLGDYLDSLRRLRSLTVDDGVHTVLPGHGPVLDDAQGAVEFYLAHRANRLAQVETAVEAGYRTSAEVVAHVYADVDPSLWPAAELSVLAQLEYLEEHGLI, encoded by the coding sequence ATGAGCGACGCGGCAGCGCTGCCCGGACAGCCACGCGGCGCGGTGGTCTCCGGCCCCGCCACAGCCCGAGCGGTGAACGTCCTCGCGCCCAACGCGTCGCCGATGACGCTGGACGGCACCAACACCTGGATCATCGCCGAGCCCGACTCGGACCTCGCGGTGGTCATCGACCCGGGGCCCCTGGACGACGGCCACCTTCGGGCCGTCATCGACACCGCCGAGCGGGCGGGCCGCCGGATCGCGCTCACGCTCCTCACCCACGGCCACCCCGACCACGCGGAGGGCGCGGCCCGGTTCGCCGAGCTGACCCGTACGAAGGTGCGCGCGCTCGACCCCGGGCTGCGGCTCGGTGACGAGGGCCTGGGCACGGGCGACGTGATCACGACCGGCGGGCTGGAGATGTACGTGGTGCCGACCCCGGGCCACACCGGCGATTCGCTCTCGTTCCATCTGCCCGCCGACCGCGCCGTGCTGACGGGGGACACGATCCTCGGCCGGGGGACGACGCTGGTGGCGCACCCCGACGGGCGTCTCGGCGACTACCTCGACTCGTTGCGGCGGCTGCGCTCGCTGACGGTCGACGACGGGGTGCACACGGTGCTGCCGGGGCACGGTCCGGTGCTGGACGACGCCCAGGGCGCGGTCGAGTTCTACCTGGCTCACCGCGCGAACCGGCTGGCGCAGGTGGAGACGGCCGTGGAGGCCGGGTACCGGACGTCGGCGGAGGTGGTGGCGCACGTGTACGCGGACGTGGACCCGTCACTGTGGCCGGCGGCGGAGCTCTCGGTGCTGGCTCAGCTGGAGTACCTGGAGGAGCACGGTCTGATCTGA
- a CDS encoding ArsA family ATPase, with translation MTGPDGNARTAATASAPAPAAAPAAAPALDTDALLDDPDIRIIVCCGSGGVGKTTTAAALGVRAAERGRKVVVLTIDPARRLAQSMGIDSLDNVPRRVKGIETRGSGELHAMMLDMKRTFDEIVEAHADGERARAILENPFYQSLSAGFAGTQEYMAMEKLGQLRGRDEWDLIVVDTPPSRSALDFLDAPKRLGSFLDGKFIKLLMAPAKMGGRAGMKFLNVGMSMMTGTLGKLLGGQFLRDVQTFVAAMDTMFGGFRTRADATFKLLQAPGTAFLVVATPERDALREAAYFVERLAAEDMPLAGLVLNRVHGSEAARLSAGQALDAAENLDAAGIVDQRAGKAGLREPADSPAAGTAQPTDTSGAATPDLSEHASEYEPTDADADASALPAVGPVSADSTASTASADSGAPADSAVSIEQLTAGLLHLHAERMQVVAREQHTRDRFTALHPEVAVTAVAALPGDVHDLAGLRAIGDRLATGSAPAGAA, from the coding sequence ATGACCGGGCCGGACGGGAACGCGCGGACGGCCGCGACGGCAAGCGCCCCCGCCCCGGCGGCTGCCCCTGCCGCTGCCCCCGCCCTGGACACCGACGCCCTCCTCGACGACCCGGACATCCGGATCATCGTGTGCTGCGGTTCGGGCGGAGTGGGCAAGACCACGACCGCCGCGGCGCTCGGGGTGCGTGCGGCCGAACGCGGCCGCAAGGTCGTCGTCCTCACCATCGACCCGGCCCGCCGGCTCGCCCAGTCCATGGGGATCGACTCGCTGGACAACGTCCCCCGCCGGGTCAAGGGCATCGAGACGCGAGGCTCCGGCGAGTTGCACGCCATGATGCTCGACATGAAGCGGACCTTCGACGAGATCGTCGAGGCGCACGCGGACGGCGAGCGGGCCCGCGCGATCCTGGAGAACCCCTTCTACCAGTCCCTGTCGGCCGGCTTCGCGGGCACGCAGGAGTACATGGCGATGGAGAAGCTCGGCCAGCTCCGGGGGCGCGACGAGTGGGACCTGATCGTCGTCGACACCCCGCCCTCGCGTTCCGCGCTCGATTTCCTGGACGCGCCGAAGCGGCTCGGCTCGTTCCTGGACGGGAAGTTCATCAAGCTGCTGATGGCCCCGGCGAAGATGGGCGGCCGGGCGGGGATGAAGTTCCTCAATGTGGGCATGTCGATGATGACCGGAACGCTCGGGAAGCTGCTCGGTGGCCAGTTCCTGAGGGACGTACAGACCTTCGTCGCTGCGATGGACACGATGTTCGGCGGGTTCCGTACCCGCGCCGATGCCACGTTCAAGCTGCTTCAGGCACCCGGCACGGCATTCCTCGTCGTCGCGACGCCGGAGCGGGACGCGCTCCGCGAAGCGGCGTACTTCGTGGAGCGGCTGGCCGCGGAGGACATGCCGCTGGCGGGGCTGGTCCTCAACCGGGTCCACGGGAGCGAGGCCGCCCGGCTCTCGGCCGGGCAGGCGCTGGATGCCGCAGAAAATCTTGATGCAGCCGGCATTGTGGATCAGAGGGCCGGGAAGGCTGGACTTCGTGAGCCCGCCGACTCCCCCGCGGCCGGGACCGCACAGCCCACGGACACATCTGGAGCCGCCACCCCCGACCTGTCCGAGCATGCCTCGGAGTACGAGCCCACCGACGCGGACGCAGATGCCTCCGCTCTGCCCGCTGTCGGCCCTGTCTCAGCCGACTCGACTGCTTCGACCGCCTCGGCCGACTCAGGCGCCCCGGCGGACTCCGCTGTCTCCATCGAGCAGCTGACTGCCGGTCTGCTGCATCTGCACGCCGAAAGGATGCAGGTGGTCGCGCGCGAACAGCACACCCGCGACCGTTTCACCGCGCTGCATCCCGAGGTGGCCGTAACGGCGGTGGCCGCGCTGCCCGGAGATGTCCATGATCTCGCGGGGCTGCGGGCCATCGGCGACCGGCTCGCGACCGGTTCAGCTCCGGCCGGAGCAGCGTAG
- a CDS encoding DUF4177 domain-containing protein — MTKWEYATVPLLVHATKQILDTWGEDGWELVQVVPGPNNPEQLVAYLKREKQ, encoded by the coding sequence ATGACCAAGTGGGAATACGCGACCGTGCCCCTTCTCGTGCACGCGACCAAGCAGATTCTGGACACCTGGGGCGAGGACGGCTGGGAGCTGGTCCAGGTCGTTCCCGGCCCGAACAACCCCGAGCAGCTCGTGGCCTACCTGAAGCGGGAGAAGCAGTAG
- a CDS encoding alpha/beta fold hydrolase, translating into MTVPDSSAFGSVGPDDRADHEGPAGPQAGPSAAPPPPSQASAPFTGPLGPAAGSGGPVRLDGPWTHRDVAANGARFHIAEMGEGPLVLLLHGFPQFWWTWRHQLPALADAGYRAVAMDLRGVGGSDRTPRGYDPANLALDITGVIRSLGEPDAALVGHDMGGYLAWTAAVMRPKLVRRLVVSSMPHPRRWRSSMLSDFTQSRAGSYIWGFQRPWVPERQLVADDAALVGRLIHDWAGPRTADFPDDPTVDVYRRAMSIPSTAHCSVEPYRWMVRSLARPDGIQFYRRMKRPVRVPTLHLHGSLDPAVRTRSSAGSGEYVEAPYRWRLFDGLGHFPHEEDPDGFSAELISWLKDSEPDR; encoded by the coding sequence ATGACGGTCCCCGATTCCAGCGCATTCGGCTCAGTGGGCCCGGACGACCGGGCGGACCACGAAGGGCCGGCCGGCCCCCAGGCAGGCCCGTCCGCCGCACCGCCACCACCGTCCCAGGCGTCAGCGCCCTTCACCGGCCCGCTGGGCCCCGCGGCCGGCTCCGGTGGCCCGGTCCGTCTGGACGGCCCCTGGACGCACCGGGACGTCGCGGCGAACGGCGCCCGCTTCCACATCGCCGAAATGGGCGAAGGGCCCCTCGTCCTGCTCCTGCACGGCTTCCCGCAGTTCTGGTGGACCTGGCGCCACCAGTTGCCCGCCCTCGCGGACGCGGGGTACCGGGCGGTGGCGATGGACCTGCGCGGAGTGGGCGGCAGCGACCGCACGCCCCGGGGGTACGACCCGGCCAACCTGGCGCTGGACATCACCGGCGTGATCCGTTCGCTCGGTGAGCCGGACGCTGCGCTGGTCGGTCACGACATGGGCGGCTACCTCGCCTGGACGGCGGCGGTGATGCGGCCGAAGCTGGTGCGCCGGCTCGTGGTCTCCTCGATGCCGCACCCGAGGCGGTGGCGCTCCTCGATGCTCTCCGACTTCACGCAGTCCCGCGCGGGCTCGTACATCTGGGGCTTCCAGCGGCCGTGGGTTCCTGAGCGTCAGCTCGTGGCGGACGACGCGGCGTTGGTGGGGCGGCTGATCCATGACTGGGCGGGGCCTCGGACCGCGGACTTCCCCGACGACCCGACGGTGGACGTCTACCGGCGTGCCATGTCGATCCCGTCGACGGCGCACTGCTCGGTCGAGCCGTACCGCTGGATGGTGCGCTCGCTGGCCCGTCCCGACGGCATCCAGTTCTACCGGCGTATGAAGCGGCCGGTTCGGGTGCCCACGCTGCACCTCCACGGTTCACTCGATCCGGCGGTACGCACCAGGAGTTCGGCGGGGTCCGGCGAGTACGTCGAGGCACCGTACCGTTGGCGACTTTTCGACGGTCTGGGGCACTTCCCGCACGAGGAGGATCCGGACGGTTTCTCGGCCGAACTCATCAGCTGGCTCAAGGATTCCGAGCCCGACCGCTAG
- the nth gene encoding endonuclease III yields MTERTGAAKRVGSKDGTDSAAKPKSEPDTNKPRPKPNTSANVKPKANVKPKAKANAKPESHLAMVRRARRINRELAELYPYAHPELDFRNAFELLVATVLSAQTTDLRVNQTTPALFAAYPTPEDMAAAVPEEMEEIIRPTGFFRAKTKSLLGLSAALRDNFGGEVPGRLEDLVTLPGVGRKTANVVLGNAFGVPGITVDTHFGRLVRRWKWTDQEDPVKVEAEVAEIFPKSEWTMLSHRVVFHGRRICHARKPACGACPIAPLCPSYGEGETDPEKARKLLKYEMGGRPGQRLSPPPDYPGAPAPALGTG; encoded by the coding sequence ATGACGGAACGGACGGGAGCGGCGAAACGGGTGGGTTCCAAGGACGGCACTGACTCGGCAGCCAAGCCGAAGTCGGAGCCCGATACCAACAAGCCCAGGCCCAAGCCGAACACCAGCGCCAACGTCAAGCCCAAGGCCAACGTCAAGCCCAAGGCCAAGGCCAACGCCAAGCCGGAATCCCATCTGGCCATGGTCCGCAGGGCCCGCCGGATCAACCGTGAGCTCGCCGAGCTGTACCCCTACGCCCACCCCGAGCTGGACTTCCGGAACGCATTCGAGCTGCTGGTCGCCACGGTCCTCTCGGCGCAGACCACCGATCTGAGGGTCAACCAGACCACCCCCGCGCTCTTCGCCGCCTACCCCACCCCCGAGGACATGGCGGCGGCTGTCCCGGAGGAAATGGAAGAGATCATTCGGCCGACCGGCTTCTTCCGCGCCAAGACCAAGTCGCTGCTGGGCCTCTCCGCGGCCCTCCGGGACAACTTCGGCGGCGAGGTGCCCGGACGCCTCGAGGACCTCGTGACGCTGCCGGGGGTCGGCCGCAAGACCGCCAACGTCGTATTGGGGAACGCGTTCGGCGTACCCGGGATCACTGTCGACACCCACTTCGGGCGGCTGGTGCGCCGCTGGAAGTGGACCGACCAGGAGGATCCGGTGAAGGTCGAGGCGGAGGTCGCGGAGATCTTCCCCAAGAGCGAGTGGACGATGCTCTCGCACCGTGTCGTTTTCCACGGGCGCCGCATCTGCCACGCCCGCAAGCCCGCCTGCGGCGCCTGCCCGATCGCCCCGCTCTGCCCTTCGTACGGAGAGGGCGAGACGGATCCCGAGAAGGCCCGGAAGCTTCTGAAGTACGAGATGGGGGGCCGGCCGGGGCAGCGGCTGAGTCCGCCGCCGGACTACCCGGGCGCACCGGCCCCCGCCCTCGGTACCGGCTGA
- a CDS encoding Crp/Fnr family transcriptional regulator produces the protein MDDVLRRAPLFAALDDEQAAELRASMSEVTLARGDALFHEGDPGDRLYVVTDGKVKLHRTSPDGRENMLAVLGPGELIGELSLFDPGPRTATATALTEVKLLGLGHGDLQPWLNVRPEVATALLRAVARRLRKTNDQMSDLVFSDVPGRVARALLDLSRRFGVQSEEGIHVVHDLTQEELAQLVGASRETVNKALADFAGRGWLRLEARAVILLDVERLAKRSR, from the coding sequence GTGGACGACGTTCTGCGGCGCGCCCCGCTTTTCGCGGCGCTCGATGATGAGCAGGCCGCGGAGCTCCGCGCCTCGATGAGTGAGGTGACCCTCGCACGCGGCGACGCGCTGTTCCACGAGGGTGACCCGGGCGACCGCCTCTATGTGGTCACCGACGGCAAGGTGAAGCTGCACCGCACCTCGCCCGACGGCCGCGAGAACATGCTGGCCGTCCTCGGTCCCGGCGAGCTGATCGGTGAGCTGTCGCTCTTCGACCCGGGCCCGCGCACCGCCACCGCCACCGCGCTGACCGAGGTCAAGCTCCTCGGCCTCGGTCACGGCGACCTGCAGCCCTGGCTGAACGTACGCCCCGAGGTGGCCACCGCCCTGCTGCGCGCCGTCGCACGGCGCCTGCGCAAGACCAACGACCAGATGTCCGACCTGGTCTTCTCGGACGTACCGGGCCGCGTCGCCCGTGCGCTCCTCGACCTGTCGCGCCGCTTCGGCGTCCAGTCCGAGGAAGGCATCCACGTGGTGCACGACCTGACGCAGGAGGAGCTGGCCCAGCTGGTCGGCGCCTCCCGCGAGACGGTCAACAAGGCCCTCGCCGACTTCGCCGGCCGCGGCTGGCTGCGGCTGGAGGCCCGTGCGGTGATCCTGCTCGACGTGGAGCGGCTGGCCAAGCGGTCCCGCTGA
- a CDS encoding MarP family serine protease: protein MNVLDILLLAGAVWFAVIGYRQGFVVGILSVIGFLGGGLVAVYLLPVLWDQVTDGSEVSSTAAVVAVVIVIVCASVGQAFTTHLGNKLRRYITWSPARAVDATGGALVNVVAMLLVSWLIGSALAGTSLPTLGKEVRSSSVLLGISRVMPPQASTWFTDFSSVLAQNGFPQVFSPFANEPITEVKAPDPALAGSPVAARAKKSIVKVVGTAPSCGKVLEGTGFVFSDRRVMTNAHVVGGVDEPTVQIGGQGRLYDAKVVLYDWRRDIAVLDVPDLDAKPLGFTDTDHDAATGNSAIVAGFPENGSYDVRSARVRARIDANGPDIYHRGTVQRDVYSLFTTVRQGNSGGPLLTPEGKVYGVVFAKSLDDPNTGYALTADEIRQDIEQGRSANQQVDSQACAL from the coding sequence GTGAACGTGCTGGACATCCTGCTGCTGGCCGGCGCCGTGTGGTTCGCGGTCATCGGATACCGCCAGGGGTTCGTCGTCGGCATCCTGTCGGTGATCGGGTTCCTGGGCGGCGGTCTCGTCGCCGTCTATCTGCTGCCGGTCCTGTGGGACCAGGTGACGGACGGCTCCGAGGTCTCGTCGACGGCAGCCGTCGTCGCGGTCGTCATCGTGATCGTGTGCGCCTCGGTGGGCCAGGCCTTCACCACGCACCTGGGGAACAAGCTCCGCAGGTACATCACGTGGTCGCCGGCGCGCGCCGTCGATGCGACGGGCGGCGCCCTGGTCAACGTCGTGGCGATGCTGCTGGTCTCGTGGCTGATCGGCTCCGCGCTGGCCGGCACCTCGCTGCCGACGCTGGGCAAGGAGGTGCGCAGCTCCTCGGTGCTGCTCGGCATTTCCCGGGTGATGCCGCCCCAGGCCTCCACCTGGTTCACGGACTTCTCCTCGGTGCTCGCGCAGAACGGCTTCCCACAGGTCTTCAGCCCGTTCGCCAATGAGCCGATCACCGAAGTCAAGGCGCCGGACCCGGCACTGGCCGGCAGCCCGGTCGCCGCCCGCGCCAAGAAGTCCATCGTCAAGGTCGTCGGTACGGCTCCGAGCTGCGGCAAGGTCCTCGAAGGCACCGGCTTCGTCTTCTCCGACCGCCGGGTGATGACCAACGCCCACGTCGTCGGCGGCGTCGACGAACCGACCGTCCAGATCGGCGGCCAGGGACGGCTGTACGACGCGAAGGTCGTCCTGTACGACTGGCGGCGCGACATCGCCGTGCTCGACGTCCCGGACCTCGACGCGAAGCCGCTCGGCTTCACCGACACCGACCACGACGCGGCGACCGGCAACAGCGCGATCGTCGCGGGCTTCCCGGAGAACGGCTCGTACGACGTACGGTCCGCGCGGGTCCGTGCCCGTATCGACGCCAACGGCCCGGACATCTACCACCGGGGCACCGTCCAGCGCGACGTGTACTCACTCTTCACGACGGTCCGCCAGGGGAACTCGGGCGGGCCGCTGCTGACCCCCGAGGGCAAGGTGTACGGCGTCGTCTTCGCCAAGTCGCTCGACGATCCGAACACCGGCTACGCGCTGACGGCCGACGAGATCCGTCAGGACATCGAGCAGGGACGAAGCGCCAACCAGCAGGTCGACAGCCAGGCGTGCGCGCTCTAG
- a CDS encoding CoA pyrophosphatase, whose protein sequence is MKTHQHSTDAAATGASVPGAGREASVAVTTDGLPAWLDPVAHAARTVEPRQLSRFLPPESGAGRQSAVLVLFGEGARGPELLLMERAGSLRSHPGQPSFPGGSLDPEDGDQATTGPLRAALREAQEETGLDPHGVQLFGVLPRLYIPVSSFVVTPVLGWWRTPSPVGVVDPGETARVFTVPVADLTDPANRATAVHPSGHQGPAFLVESALVWGFTAGVIDRILHFAGWERPWDRAKQVPLDWRA, encoded by the coding sequence ATGAAGACGCATCAACACAGCACGGACGCGGCGGCCACCGGCGCGTCCGTGCCGGGGGCCGGCCGAGAAGCCTCGGTCGCCGTCACCACCGACGGGCTGCCCGCGTGGCTGGACCCCGTCGCCCACGCCGCGCGCACCGTCGAGCCGCGCCAGCTCAGCCGCTTCCTGCCGCCCGAGAGCGGGGCGGGACGGCAGTCGGCCGTCCTCGTCCTGTTCGGCGAGGGTGCGCGCGGGCCCGAGCTGCTCCTGATGGAGCGCGCCGGGAGCCTGCGCTCGCACCCCGGGCAGCCCTCGTTCCCCGGCGGCTCCCTGGACCCGGAGGACGGCGACCAGGCGACGACGGGCCCGCTCAGGGCCGCGCTGCGGGAGGCCCAGGAGGAGACCGGCCTCGATCCGCACGGCGTGCAACTGTTCGGTGTGCTGCCCCGGCTCTACATCCCGGTGAGCAGCTTCGTGGTGACGCCGGTCCTCGGCTGGTGGCGTACGCCCAGCCCGGTCGGAGTCGTCGATCCCGGTGAGACCGCGCGGGTCTTCACGGTCCCCGTGGCAGATCTCACGGACCCGGCCAACCGGGCCACGGCCGTCCATCCCAGCGGTCACCAAGGCCCGGCATTTCTGGTCGAATCCGCACTCGTATGGGGGTTCACGGCCGGCGTGATCGACCGGATCCTGCACTTCGCGGGCTGGGAGCGCCCCTGGGACAGAGCCAAGCAGGTGCCGCTCGACTGGCGCGCATGA
- a CDS encoding ArsA-related P-loop ATPase, producing MSRFQVVSGKGGTGKTTVAAALALALATEGRRTLLVEVEGRQGIAQLFEADSLPYEERKIAVAPGGGEVYALAIDAERALLDYLQMFYKLGSAGRALKKLGAIDFATTIAPGVRDVLLTGKACEAVRRKDKQNRFVYDYVIMDAPPTGRITRFLNVNDEVAGLARIGPIHNQAQAVMRVLKSPETAVHLVTLLEEMPVQETADGIAELRAAELPVGRVIVNMVRPHLLDEDALRTAAGGRRKEIAKTLTRAGVTGSAGLVRPLLAQGAEHAQRVELEREQRAVLAGLGLPGYELPLIGEGVDPAGLYELATELRKQGVGEGATGEATGQGVGS from the coding sequence GTGAGCAGGTTCCAGGTCGTCAGCGGCAAGGGCGGTACCGGTAAGACCACGGTCGCCGCCGCCCTCGCGCTCGCCCTCGCGACCGAGGGCAGGCGCACCCTCCTCGTCGAGGTCGAGGGCAGACAGGGCATCGCCCAGCTTTTCGAGGCGGACTCCCTCCCCTACGAGGAGCGCAAGATCGCCGTCGCACCGGGCGGCGGGGAGGTGTACGCCCTCGCGATCGACGCCGAGCGCGCGCTCCTCGACTACCTCCAGATGTTCTACAAGCTCGGCAGCGCCGGCCGGGCGCTCAAGAAGCTCGGCGCGATCGACTTCGCCACGACGATCGCGCCCGGCGTCCGGGACGTCCTGCTGACCGGCAAGGCGTGCGAGGCGGTGCGCCGCAAGGACAAGCAGAACCGGTTCGTCTACGACTACGTGATCATGGACGCCCCGCCGACCGGCCGCATCACCCGCTTCCTCAACGTGAACGACGAGGTGGCGGGGCTGGCCCGGATAGGCCCGATACACAATCAGGCCCAGGCCGTGATGCGGGTACTGAAGTCCCCGGAGACCGCGGTCCATCTGGTGACCCTGCTGGAGGAGATGCCGGTCCAGGAGACCGCGGACGGCATCGCCGAGCTCCGGGCGGCCGAGCTGCCGGTGGGCCGGGTCATCGTGAACATGGTGCGCCCGCACCTGCTGGACGAGGACGCGCTGCGCACCGCCGCGGGCGGCCGCCGCAAGGAGATCGCCAAGACGCTGACCCGGGCGGGCGTGACCGGCTCCGCAGGCCTCGTGCGCCCCCTGCTCGCGCAGGGCGCCGAGCACGCCCAGCGGGTCGAGCTGGAACGTGAACAGCGCGCCGTACTGGCGGGCCTCGGACTGCCGGGCTACGAACTCCCGCTCATCGGCGAGGGTGTGGACCCGGCCGGACTGTACGAGCTGGCCACGGAGCTCCGTAAGCAGGGCGTGGGCGAAGGGGCGACGGGAGAAGCTACGGGACAAGGGGTGGGTTCATGA
- a CDS encoding RidA family protein, whose product MAGAVEAKLAELGLPLPGVVPPLASYQPAVQSGVYVYTSGQLPMVDGQLAVTGKVGAEVTPDEAKELAKTCALNALAAVKSVAGDLDRIARVVKVVGFVASATDFTGQPAVINGASELLGAVLGDKGVHARSAVGVAVLPLDAPVEVEIQVELTGA is encoded by the coding sequence GTGGCGGGCGCCGTCGAGGCGAAGCTCGCCGAGCTCGGGCTGCCCCTGCCGGGCGTCGTGCCGCCGCTGGCCTCGTACCAGCCGGCCGTGCAGTCCGGGGTGTACGTGTACACCTCGGGCCAGCTGCCGATGGTGGACGGCCAGCTCGCCGTCACCGGCAAGGTCGGCGCCGAGGTCACGCCCGACGAGGCCAAGGAGCTGGCGAAGACCTGCGCCCTCAACGCGCTCGCCGCGGTGAAGTCGGTCGCGGGCGACCTGGACCGGATCGCGCGCGTCGTGAAGGTCGTCGGCTTCGTCGCCTCGGCCACCGACTTCACCGGCCAGCCCGCCGTGATCAACGGTGCGAGCGAATTGCTGGGCGCGGTGCTCGGTGACAAGGGCGTGCACGCGCGCAGCGCGGTGGGCGTCGCGGTGCTGCCGCTGGACGCACCGGTCGAGGTCGAGATCCAGGTCGAGCTGACCGGGGCCTGA
- a CDS encoding phage holin family protein: MSDPGNYAGSADRSLGQLVASATAELSALVHDEIALAKAEVRQDVKRGVTGSVAFIVTGVLLLFAIPVLSFAAAYGIHNLGLGLAWSFLIVGGAFILLGILLALFGYAKFKKVKPPEKSIASAKQTAAVLQGVKPHPRPGIAANVILPAGGSTLSDKAIENGPVQDKAPAVARSST, encoded by the coding sequence ATGAGCGACCCCGGCAATTACGCGGGCAGCGCCGATCGCAGTCTCGGCCAGCTGGTCGCCTCGGCGACGGCCGAACTGTCGGCGCTGGTACACGACGAGATTGCCCTGGCCAAGGCCGAGGTGCGGCAGGACGTCAAGCGCGGCGTCACGGGCAGTGTGGCGTTCATCGTCACGGGTGTGCTGCTCCTGTTCGCGATCCCGGTGCTGAGCTTCGCGGCCGCGTACGGAATCCACAATCTGGGGCTGGGTCTCGCCTGGTCGTTCCTGATCGTGGGCGGCGCGTTCATCCTGCTCGGGATCCTGCTCGCGCTCTTCGGCTACGCCAAGTTCAAAAAGGTCAAGCCGCCGGAGAAGTCCATCGCCTCGGCCAAGCAGACCGCCGCCGTCCTCCAGGGCGTCAAGCCGCATCCCCGTCCGGGCATCGCCGCGAACGTGATCCTTCCGGCGGGCGGCAGCACACTTTCGGACAAGGCCATCGAGAACGGTCCGGTCCAGGACAAGGCGCCGGCTGTGGCACGCTCATCCACATGA